GAACGGCTAATCCGCCCCCATGGACGGGGGGTATTTGCCGCACGGAACGAATACCCCGGCCGTTGGCCCACGGATTCAGGATGATATAATCTCGATGTGAATAAAAAGGCCAAAAATCCTTTGCAACTCCCTGCGTGAAGGTTATTATTCCCGCGGCACTGCACACATCTGCGGTTGAGCGGCCGCACCCGGAATTCGGGCGGCTTTCAGGAGGTTACATAGTGAAAATCGAATACGATCCGGACATTCCGCCAAACGTGCGTCCGTCCATAAAGAAGATCATCAAGGAATCGGTGGTGGCCCCATGCCCTTCGTGTGGATGTGACGAGATCTACGTCTCCCTGAGTAGCGAAAAGACCATAGATGTCAAATGTTACGACTGTGGGACGAGTTTCTTCGAGCTCGAGGTGGAGATAGACGAGGAGACCCACGAGGTGGAGACACCTTGACCACATTGAGGGTATGTATGTAGGTGTAGGAGGAGGCTCTTCTTGACACATGGGCACAATAAGGATTGCCGTTGCAGGCATAGGAAATTGTTTCAGTTCCCTCTGGCAAGGCGTCAATTATTATCGGAGGGTAATAGGCAAAGAGGCCGTGGGCCTCATGCACTGGGAGATTGGCGGTTATACTCCAGGAGACATCCAGGTCGTTGCTGCCTTTGACATCGACAGGCGCAAGGTGGGTCGGGATGTTTCCGAGGCGATTTTTGCCCCTCCCAACTGCACCAAGGTGTTCTGCCCGGACATCCCCTTGACGGGTGTGACGGTGCGCAAGGGGCCGGTACTTGACGGTTTTTCTCCGCACATGGCCGATTATCCGGAGGATCAGACCTTTGTCCTTTCGGATGAGCCTGATCCTGATATGGAGGAGGTTGTGCGGATCCTTCGTGAGTCCGGGGCCGAGATGCTCCTCAACTACCTTCCTGTCGGATCCGAAGAGGCGGTTCGGTTCTATGCCGAATGCGCCCTCGAGGCCGGGATCGGTTTCATCAACAACATCCCCGTATTCATTGCGAGCGATCCAGCTTGGGCCGAACGGTTCGCCTCCCGAGGGCTTCCCATCATCGGAGACGACATCAAGTCCCAGCTCGGGGCGACCATCACACACCGTGTCCTTGCGGACCTTTTCAAGAACCGGGGCGTGAGTCTCGATCGGACCTACCAGTTGAACACGGGCGGAAACACGGACTTTCTCAACATGCTCAACCGTCATCGTCTCGCATCCAAGAAACTCTCGAAGACCATGGCGGTCCAGTCCCTCCTCCCTCAGCCCCTACCTCCGGAAAACATCCACATCGGCCCGAGTGATTACGTTCCGTGGCAGAAGGACAACAAGGTGGCATTCATCCGTATGGAGGGACGGCTTTTCGGGGATGTGCCCATGAATCTCGAGCTTCGGCTTTCGGTGGAAGACTCCCCGAATTCTGCAGGTGTGGCCATCGATGCCATCCGGTGCATGAAGCTCGCCCTTGATCGGGGCATCGGCGGGGCACTCATCTCTCCGTCAGCGTACTTCATGAAGCATCCGCCCGTGCAGGTCCCGGACCACGTGGGGTATCGGAACATTGAAGAGTTTATAGGGGGGCAAAGGGATTCCTGAGGTGTCTCGCGTTCGCCCCATATTCCTTATTCTCTTTTTTGCCCTGTATGTGTGCGGATGTTCGAGCGCTCCATATACTGGTCGCTCCCAGATCATCCTGATCGGCGAAGATCAGGAAAGGTCCATGGGGTTTTCCGCATACCAGTCCCTGGTCAAAAAGGAGAAAGTGGTTAAGGGCACCGCCGCCTCAGAAATGCTTGAGCGGGTAGGGGGCCGGATCGCCGCAGCTGCCGACCGGCCCGATTACGACTGGGAGTTCGTGCTTGTTGAAAACGACCAGCTCGCCAATGCCTTCGCCCTTCCAGGCGGCAAGGTCTTTGTTTACACCGGGATCCTCAAATACACCAAAAACGAGGCGGGGCTTGCCACGGTTGTGGGGCATGAAATTGCCCACGTGCTCGCCCGCCATGGGGCCGAGCGGATGAGCATGGGTCTTCTCGCCCAGCTCGGCGAGGCGGCTTTGCTCACGGCCGTGAATTCCCAGTCTCCGACAGCTGTCAGGGCATTTCAGGGCGCGTATGGGATGGCCGCAAACATCGGGGTTATCCTCCCATACAGCCGCCAGCAGGAGTACGAGGCAGATCGGATCGGACTCATCCTCATGGCCAAGGCAGGCTATGACCCGCGCTCGGCCCTTGATTTCTGGGAGCGCATGTCCCGGAGCTCCGGCGATCCAAAGCAACCACCCTTCCTTTCCACTCACCCCACGGACGAGGCACGGATCGAGAAGATCCGGGAGCTATTGCCCGAGGCCCTTTCGTACTCTTCTCGGTGAATTTTAGCGCATCTGGTCTCCACGGGACCCTGACTGACTGACGTGAGGCATATCTTCCCATGAAAGCGCTTATCGCCCTGGAAGACGGGCGTGTGTTTGAAGGACGGTCTTTCACCGGGCCTGGCGAGACCACGGGAGAAGTGGTCTTCAACACCGGGATGACTGGTTATCAGGAGGTCCTGACAGACCCATCATACCGGGGACAGATCGTTGTAATGACCTATCCCCTCATCGGCAACTACGGGGTGAACGAAGAGGATGCGGAGTCCTATCGTGTCTTCGTGGATGGTTTCGTGGTACGGGACTATGTGGATTTTTACAGCAACTGGCGTGCCACGGAAAGTCTCGCTGACTATCTCGTCCGGCACGAGGTCCTCGGCATCCACGGCGTGGACACCCGGGCACTCACACGGCACATTCGGCTCGCCGGGGCCATGAAGGCAGCCATGTCCACCGAAGACCTGGATCCTTCATCCCTCGTGGAAAAGGCTCGGAAGGCCCCTGGGCTTGTCGGGAGGGATCTCGTCGGGGATGTGAGCATCACGGCACCTTATCGATGGGGGCCGGGAGATGTCCGTCCCGTGCCTTCGCAAGGGTTTTCGGACGCACTCCACATCCGTTTTCGGGTAGCTGTCCTCGACTGCGGTCTCAAGTACAACCAGCTCCGTCTCCTTGCCGGGCGAGGGTGCGAATGCCTCGTTTTCCCGTCCTCGACCCCGGCAGAGGAACTCCTTGCCCGGGACCCGGACGGGGTCTTTCTCTCCAACGGTCCCGGGGACCCGGCTGCCCTTGCCGGCATCGTACGGACGACGCGGAAACTCCTTGGCAGGCGCCCCCTTTTCGGCATCTGTCTCGGTCACCAGATCCTCGGCCAGGCCGTGGGGGGGCGGACCTTCAAGCTCAGGTTCGGTCACCACGGATGCAACCAGCCGGTCAAGGACCTCAAGACCGGAAGGGTCGAGATCACCTCCCAGAATCACGGCTTTTCCGTGGATGAAAAGACCCTCCCGCCTGACGTGGAGGTCACCCACGTAAATCTCAACGACCACACGGTGGAGGGTATCCGTCTTCTGGGTGCGCCGGCGTTTTCCGTCCAGTACCACCCGGAGAATGCCCCAGGTCCCCATGACTCCGAGTACCTCTTCGACCGGTTCATGGAGATGATGGCCGCCTTTCGTTCTCCCAATGCCACCCGTGGGAAGGGGATCTGACCCATGCCCAAGAGAACGGACATAAAAAGGATCCTCATCATCGGTTCCGGCCCCATCGTCATCGGGCAGGCCTGCGAGTTCGACTATTCGGGCACCCAGGCATGCAAGGCCCTCAAGGAAGAGGGCTACGAGGTGGTGCTCGTGAACTCTAATCCCGCAACCATCATGACGGACCCGGAGACGGCTGACCGTACCTATGTCGAGCCCATCACCCCGGAGTTCGTTGCGCGGATCTTGGAAAAGGAGCGGCCCGACGTCATCCTTCCCACCCTCGGAGGCCAGACCGGCCTCAACACCGCGGTGAAACTGGCTGACTCCGGTGTGCTGGACCGACTTGGCGTTGAGCTCATCGGGGCATCGAGGCAGGTGATCCACAAGGCAGAGGACCGGGAGCTCTTTCGTGACGCCATGAACCGTATCGGGCTCCGCATCCCCAAGAGCGCCATCGTCCGGTCCATGGATGAGGCCCGTAAGGCCGCCTCAGAGCTCGGCTTTCCCCTGATCGTCCGTCCAAGTTTCACCCTCGGGGGTACGGGAGGCGGGATCGCATACAACCCCGAGGACCTGGACGTCATCTGTGCCCAGGGGCTCGATCTCAGCATGATCCACGAGGTCTTGCTCGAGGAGTCGGTCATCGGCTGGAAGGAGTTCGAGCTCGAGGTGATGAGGGATGCGAAGGACAATGTGGTCATCGTCTGCAGCATCGAGAACCTGGATCCCATGGGCATCCATACCGGTGACAGCATAACCGTGGCCCCGGCCCAGACCCTTACGGACCGGGAGTATCAGCGCATGCGGGACGCCTCGCTCGCCATCATTCGGGAGATCGGGGTGGAGACGGGCGGCTCCAACATCCAGTTCGCCGTCCACCCTGACACAGGCGAGATGGTCGTGGTGGAGATGAATCCACGGGTCTCCCGGTCGTCTGCGCTTGCATCCAAGGCTACGGGATTTCCCATTGCGAAGATCGCGGCCAAGCTTGCTGTGGGCTACACCCTTGACGAGATCCCGAACGACATCACCCGCGAGACCATGGCCTCCTTCGAACCTTCCATCGACTACTGCGTGGTCAAGATCCCCCGTTGGACCTTTGAGAAGTTCCCCGAGACTGAGGACGTGCTCACCACCTCCATGAAGAGTGTAGGGGAGACCATGGCCATCGGGCGGAACTTTAGGGAGGCCCTTCAGAAAGGGCTCCGCTCCCTCGAGATAGGCCGCTTCGGCCTCGGTTTCGACGGCCGTGACCCATGGGAGAGCGGAGGCGTCCTTCCGGATCGCGAGACCGTTATTCAGCGATTGAGGGTCCCCAACTCCCAGCGGATCTTCTGGATCCCGCTTGCCCTGAGGATGGGTTTCGGCCTGGAAGAGATCAGGGCCCTTACTGGGATCGATCCCTGGTTTCTGCACCAGATCCGTCAGATCACTGAGGAAGGAAAGGCCCTTTCGGCAGAGACCCCGGATACCCTTGCCTCCAGGCTTTTCCACTATAAGCGGGAGGGATTTTCGGACGCCCAGATTGCCCATTGCACTGGTCTGGATCAGGCCCGCGTGAGGGAGATGCGGGAGACGGCAGGGGTAAAGCCGGTCTATAAGCTCGTCGACACCTGCGCTGCGGAGTTTGAGGCATACACCCCGTACTACTATTCCACGTACGAGACCGAGAGCGAGGCCCGTGCCGGGACGCGCAGGAAGGTCATGATACTTGGCGGAGGACCGAACCGGATCGGCCAGGGGATCGAGTTCGACTATTGCTGTGTGCACGCCTCCTTTGCCCTGCGGGAGGAGGGATACGAGAGCATCATGGTGAACTCGAACCCCGAGACCGTCTCTACGGATTACGATACCTCGGATCGACTCTATTTCGAGCCCCTGACCCTGGAGGACGTCCTGCACATCGTGGAGGCCGAGCGGCCCCTCGGGGTCATCGTCCAGTTCGGCGGACAGACACCGCTCAATCTCGCCGTCCCCTTGGCCCGGGCCGGTGTCCCCATCCTCGGGACGAGCCCAGAGTCCATAGACAAGGCAGAGGACCGGAAGAGTTTTCAGGCCATGCTCCGCAAGCTCGGGCTCAGGCAGCCGGAAAACGGGACTGCCACCGACCTGGACGGGGCCATGGCTGTGGCCAGGGAGATAGGTTACCCTGTAGTGGTGAGGCCGTCCTACGTCCTCGGAGGTCGTGCAATGCGGATCGTTTACGACCAGGATGCCCTTGCCTCGTACATGTCTGAGGCCGTGGCCGTATCCGAGGGCCATCCAATTCTCATTGACAAATTCCTCCAGGATGCGATCGAGATAGACGTGGACGCGGTCTCGGACGGGAGGCTCACGGTCATCGGCGGCATCATGGAGCACATTGAGGAGGCTGGCATACACTCCGGGGACTCGGCCTGCATGATCCCCCCCCGGACCATCGGCCCGGAGCTCTTGGCCCGAATCAGGGCTGCCACGAAGGCAATGGCCGAGGAGCTCGGGGTCGTGGGGCTTATGAACGTCCAGTACGCCATCAAGGACGATGAGCTTTACGTCCTCGAGGTAAATCCGAGGGCATCCCGGACGGTCCCCTTCGTGAGCAAGGCCACAGGGGTCCCCCTTGCCAAGATCGCTACAAAGGTGATGCTTGGAAGGACCCTTGAGGAACTCGGGTTTACCGATGAGGTCGTCCTGAACCACGTGGCAGTGAAGGAATCCGTCCTGCCTTTTCGAAGATTCCCGGGCGTGGACATCGTCCTCGGTCCTGAAATGAAGTCAACAGGCGAGGTCATGGGGATAGACCGGGACTACGGCATGGCCTTTGCTAAAAGCCAATTCGCTGCTGGCCTTCATCTTCCCACGAGCGGGACCGCCTTTCTTAGCATCCGCCCCGGGGACAAGGCGGCGG
The genomic region above belongs to Deltaproteobacteria bacterium and contains:
- a CDS encoding inositol-3-phosphate synthase, whose product is MGTIRIAVAGIGNCFSSLWQGVNYYRRVIGKEAVGLMHWEIGGYTPGDIQVVAAFDIDRRKVGRDVSEAIFAPPNCTKVFCPDIPLTGVTVRKGPVLDGFSPHMADYPEDQTFVLSDEPDPDMEEVVRILRESGAEMLLNYLPVGSEEAVRFYAECALEAGIGFINNIPVFIASDPAWAERFASRGLPIIGDDIKSQLGATITHRVLADLFKNRGVSLDRTYQLNTGGNTDFLNMLNRHRLASKKLSKTMAVQSLLPQPLPPENIHIGPSDYVPWQKDNKVAFIRMEGRLFGDVPMNLELRLSVEDSPNSAGVAIDAIRCMKLALDRGIGGALISPSAYFMKHPPVQVPDHVGYRNIEEFIGGQRDS
- a CDS encoding M48 family metallopeptidase, with translation MPEVSRVRPIFLILFFALYVCGCSSAPYTGRSQIILIGEDQERSMGFSAYQSLVKKEKVVKGTAASEMLERVGGRIAAAADRPDYDWEFVLVENDQLANAFALPGGKVFVYTGILKYTKNEAGLATVVGHEIAHVLARHGAERMSMGLLAQLGEAALLTAVNSQSPTAVRAFQGAYGMAANIGVILPYSRQQEYEADRIGLILMAKAGYDPRSALDFWERMSRSSGDPKQPPFLSTHPTDEARIEKIRELLPEALSYSSR
- the carA gene encoding glutamine-hydrolyzing carbamoyl-phosphate synthase small subunit, with the protein product MKALIALEDGRVFEGRSFTGPGETTGEVVFNTGMTGYQEVLTDPSYRGQIVVMTYPLIGNYGVNEEDAESYRVFVDGFVVRDYVDFYSNWRATESLADYLVRHEVLGIHGVDTRALTRHIRLAGAMKAAMSTEDLDPSSLVEKARKAPGLVGRDLVGDVSITAPYRWGPGDVRPVPSQGFSDALHIRFRVAVLDCGLKYNQLRLLAGRGCECLVFPSSTPAEELLARDPDGVFLSNGPGDPAALAGIVRTTRKLLGRRPLFGICLGHQILGQAVGGRTFKLRFGHHGCNQPVKDLKTGRVEITSQNHGFSVDEKTLPPDVEVTHVNLNDHTVEGIRLLGAPAFSVQYHPENAPGPHDSEYLFDRFMEMMAAFRSPNATRGKGI
- the carB gene encoding carbamoyl-phosphate synthase large subunit — its product is MPKRTDIKRILIIGSGPIVIGQACEFDYSGTQACKALKEEGYEVVLVNSNPATIMTDPETADRTYVEPITPEFVARILEKERPDVILPTLGGQTGLNTAVKLADSGVLDRLGVELIGASRQVIHKAEDRELFRDAMNRIGLRIPKSAIVRSMDEARKAASELGFPLIVRPSFTLGGTGGGIAYNPEDLDVICAQGLDLSMIHEVLLEESVIGWKEFELEVMRDAKDNVVIVCSIENLDPMGIHTGDSITVAPAQTLTDREYQRMRDASLAIIREIGVETGGSNIQFAVHPDTGEMVVVEMNPRVSRSSALASKATGFPIAKIAAKLAVGYTLDEIPNDITRETMASFEPSIDYCVVKIPRWTFEKFPETEDVLTTSMKSVGETMAIGRNFREALQKGLRSLEIGRFGLGFDGRDPWESGGVLPDRETVIQRLRVPNSQRIFWIPLALRMGFGLEEIRALTGIDPWFLHQIRQITEEGKALSAETPDTLASRLFHYKREGFSDAQIAHCTGLDQARVREMRETAGVKPVYKLVDTCAAEFEAYTPYYYSTYETESEARAGTRRKVMILGGGPNRIGQGIEFDYCCVHASFALREEGYESIMVNSNPETVSTDYDTSDRLYFEPLTLEDVLHIVEAERPLGVIVQFGGQTPLNLAVPLARAGVPILGTSPESIDKAEDRKSFQAMLRKLGLRQPENGTATDLDGAMAVAREIGYPVVVRPSYVLGGRAMRIVYDQDALASYMSEAVAVSEGHPILIDKFLQDAIEIDVDAVSDGRLTVIGGIMEHIEEAGIHSGDSACMIPPRTIGPELLARIRAATKAMAEELGVVGLMNVQYAIKDDELYVLEVNPRASRTVPFVSKATGVPLAKIATKVMLGRTLEELGFTDEVVLNHVAVKESVLPFRRFPGVDIVLGPEMKSTGEVMGIDRDYGMAFAKSQFAAGLHLPTSGTAFLSIRPGDKAAVLSVARCLEDAGFRIIATEGTAQFLQEKGVKCERVYKISEGRPNVVDLMKSREVHLVINTPSGKKRTRSDSYFIRRTALEYDIPHFTTIAGARAAVEAILALKTHEPTVLSLQGYYRLAREGVS